Proteins from one Oscillatoria nigro-viridis PCC 7112 genomic window:
- the nblR gene encoding response regulator transcription factor NblR — MAAITIDRNPCVLLVETDEVLAGHLSLDLKSSGYEPVVASNTASGQHLARELQPALIVIDRILGPESGLSLCSYLRSIGNRVPVLLLVGRDTVDDRVACLEAGADDYFLKPYRSEEFLQLVRLYLQPDNTSNEQLRFGDLVLDLASRRALRNGRAIDLTMKEFELLKYLMEHPREVLTREQILENVWGYDFLGESNVIEVYIRYLRLKIEDEGEKRLIQTVRGVGYVMREA; from the coding sequence ATGGCTGCAATTACTATCGATCGCAATCCCTGTGTCTTGCTAGTTGAAACCGACGAAGTTCTCGCCGGACACTTGAGTCTCGACTTAAAATCCTCCGGCTACGAACCGGTAGTGGCTTCTAATACCGCCAGCGGCCAACATTTAGCCCGTGAATTGCAGCCAGCTTTGATTGTAATCGATCGCATACTTGGCCCTGAGTCGGGGCTGTCACTGTGTTCTTACCTGCGAAGTATTGGCAATCGGGTGCCGGTGCTGCTATTGGTCGGTCGCGATACAGTTGACGATCGTGTAGCTTGTCTGGAAGCTGGGGCGGATGATTATTTTCTCAAACCTTACCGCAGTGAGGAGTTTTTGCAGTTGGTGCGCTTGTATTTGCAGCCGGATAACACCAGCAACGAACAATTGAGGTTTGGCGATTTAGTTTTGGATTTGGCCTCTAGGCGGGCCCTACGCAACGGACGGGCGATCGACCTGACGATGAAGGAATTTGAGCTGCTAAAGTATTTGATGGAACATCCCCGCGAGGTTTTGACTCGGGAACAAATTCTGGAAAATGTTTGGGGTTACGACTTTCTGGGCGAGTCGAATGTGATTGAGGTTTACATCCGCTATCTGCGGCTCAAGATTGAAGATGAGGGCGAAAAGCGCTTGATTCAGACGGTGCGCGGTGTGGGCTATGTGATGCGGGAAGCTTGA
- a CDS encoding RNA-guided endonuclease InsQ/TnpB family protein produces the protein MLHQAIQVRLYSTQNQQIEVASTFWCARWWSHYGQNKSIEVYKKTGKGLGCFGCNTLLPTLKKSDESGWSDDIYSKFLQFTTIELTTAYKFFFEGFAGFYNLRFPDKKQSFQYPQNVKIVAGTRISPYRGINKPKINRHRLSEDKINNSVINKINYSGKYRASILTEIKAENQTTKEGRIAGSDLVLKYLAVIQNDEKVSKYDLNAKHFAKPEKKLKRQQQQLTEQQKKSDSEYKYRKAAAKVCDRFRNSWQDFLHKLSYKLVGDRLAVIVENFQLWGMIRNPNFAKAILDEVLGSFTNFLAYKWERKGGNLVEIERGYFSSKLCSNCFHQMTEMPLNRREGTCPHCATDRDREGNAAIKMKAEGIKILKAEGSAVFALGGEVRPKLGRKSQLRHSPMSTEAPTIFGTTI, from the coding sequence TTGCTACACCAGGCTATCCAAGTTCGTTTGTATTCTACCCAAAATCAACAAATAGAAGTAGCTTCAACTTTTTGGTGTGCGCGTTGGTGGTCTCATTACGGTCAAAATAAATCAATTGAAGTTTATAAAAAAACTGGTAAAGGACTTGGCTGCTTCGGGTGCAACACACTTTTACCTACTCTCAAAAAATCTGATGAAAGTGGATGGTCAGACGATATTTACAGCAAATTTTTGCAATTTACTACGATCGAGTTAACCACGGCATACAAATTTTTTTTTGAGGGATTTGCTGGCTTTTATAACTTGCGATTTCCAGATAAAAAACAGTCATTTCAGTATCCTCAAAACGTTAAAATTGTAGCGGGGACTAGGATTTCCCCGTATAGGGGAATCAATAAGCCCAAAATAAATAGACATAGATTAAGTGAGGATAAAATTAATAATTCAGTTATTAATAAAATAAATTATTCAGGGAAATATCGGGCATCTATACTGACTGAAATCAAAGCGGAGAACCAGACAACAAAAGAAGGTAGGATTGCGGGTAGTGATTTAGTATTGAAATACTTGGCTGTTATCCAAAATGATGAAAAAGTATCTAAATATGACTTGAATGCTAAGCATTTTGCCAAGCCTGAAAAGAAATTGAAGCGCCAGCAGCAACAGTTAACAGAACAGCAGAAAAAAAGTGATTCTGAATACAAATATAGAAAAGCTGCGGCCAAAGTATGCGATCGGTTTAGGAATTCCTGGCAAGATTTTCTACATAAACTTAGTTATAAGTTGGTCGGCGATCGCCTCGCGGTCATAGTAGAAAACTTTCAGTTATGGGGCATGATTCGCAATCCCAATTTTGCGAAAGCAATATTAGATGAGGTTTTGGGAAGTTTTACAAACTTTTTAGCCTACAAGTGGGAACGCAAAGGCGGGAACTTAGTCGAGATTGAGAGAGGGTATTTCAGTTCCAAACTCTGTTCTAATTGTTTCCATCAAATGACGGAGATGCCATTAAATAGGAGGGAAGGGACTTGTCCTCACTGTGCTACAGATCGAGATCGGGAGGGGAACGCAGCGATAAAGATGAAAGCAGAAGGTATCAAAATACTAAAGGCGGAAGGTTCAGCAGTTTTTGCTTTGGGAGGCGAGGTAAGACCAAAGCTAGGACGAAAGTCTCAGCTAAGGCACTCGCCTATGAGTACAGAAGCCCCTACTATATTCGGTACTACGATTTAG
- a CDS encoding aspartate aminotransferase family protein, protein MSPETLLKEPSVQAEASPFSSESFDSYVMTTYGRFAIALERGLGCRVWDTEGREYLDFVAGIATCTLGHAHPAMIAAVTQQIQTLHHVSNLYYIPVQGELAKWLVDHSCADRAFFCNSGAEANEAAIKLARKYAHEKLNISNPTIVTAVASFHGRTLATITATGQPKYQKGFSPLVPGFHYVPYNDISAIESAIEQLDKDERQVAAIMLEALQGEGGVRPGDIAYFQRIREICDEKGILLILDEVQVGMGRSGKYWGYENLGIEPDIFTSAKGLGGGIPIGAMLCKSSCDVFEPGSHASTFGGNPFACAVALCVCQTLERENLLENVQQRGEQLKAGLNKLAAAYPHLIAEVRGWGLIVGMELQADIELTSADIVKSAIAAGVLLVPAGPKVLRFVPPLIVTAAEVDRALLAVESALRSQAVQ, encoded by the coding sequence GTGAGTCCAGAAACCTTACTAAAAGAACCAAGCGTGCAAGCCGAAGCCAGTCCCTTCAGTTCTGAAAGCTTCGACAGCTATGTAATGACGACTTACGGGCGTTTTGCGATCGCCCTAGAACGGGGCCTCGGCTGCCGCGTTTGGGATACCGAGGGCCGCGAATATCTCGATTTTGTGGCTGGTATTGCTACCTGCACTCTGGGACACGCCCACCCGGCAATGATTGCAGCGGTAACTCAGCAAATTCAAACCCTACACCACGTTTCTAATCTTTATTACATCCCCGTACAGGGCGAGCTGGCAAAGTGGCTTGTAGACCATTCTTGCGCGGACAGAGCCTTCTTTTGCAACTCCGGCGCGGAAGCTAATGAAGCGGCAATTAAACTCGCCCGCAAGTACGCCCACGAAAAATTAAATATCTCGAATCCGACAATCGTTACCGCTGTTGCGAGTTTCCACGGGCGGACTTTGGCGACAATTACGGCAACGGGACAGCCTAAATACCAGAAGGGTTTTAGTCCTTTGGTTCCCGGATTTCACTACGTGCCCTACAACGATATTAGTGCGATCGAAAGTGCGATCGAGCAACTCGACAAAGACGAACGCCAAGTAGCTGCAATTATGCTGGAAGCGCTGCAAGGCGAAGGCGGAGTTCGCCCCGGAGATATCGCCTACTTCCAGCGCATTCGGGAAATTTGCGACGAAAAAGGCATTTTGCTCATTCTCGACGAAGTGCAAGTCGGGATGGGACGCAGCGGCAAATACTGGGGCTACGAAAACCTCGGCATTGAACCGGATATCTTTACATCTGCCAAAGGATTGGGCGGCGGTATCCCGATCGGCGCTATGCTGTGCAAATCTTCCTGCGATGTATTTGAACCGGGAAGTCACGCCAGCACTTTCGGCGGCAATCCTTTTGCTTGCGCTGTAGCTTTGTGCGTGTGCCAAACTTTAGAACGGGAAAACCTTCTGGAAAACGTGCAGCAGCGCGGGGAACAGTTGAAAGCAGGGCTCAACAAGTTGGCGGCCGCATATCCGCATTTAATTGCTGAGGTGCGCGGCTGGGGTTTGATTGTCGGGATGGAATTGCAAGCCGATATCGAACTTACATCGGCGGATATCGTCAAATCTGCGATCGCCGCTGGAGTGTTGTTGGTTCCAGCAGGGCCGAAAGTGCTGAGGTTTGTCCCGCCGCTGATTGTCACTGCCGCTGAAGTCGATCGAGCTCTGCTGGCAGTGGAATCAGCCCTGCGCTCTCAAGCGGTACAGTAA
- a CDS encoding DUF192 domain-containing protein — protein MSYLTNLLGIGVSIFLLGCSPTLSIANAGATGILADRSPTATTSGQLLPVSARARIADRPIELEVAKTVEQQAMGLMYRTSLPDDRGMLFEFKPARRVNFWMKNCQISLDMIFLRDGVVEAIEVSAPPCTADPCPTYGPDTVVDRVIELRGGRAAELGVKVGDRIEIEFFNENLHQ, from the coding sequence ATGAGTTATTTAACTAATTTGCTCGGTATTGGAGTAAGTATATTTTTGCTGGGATGTTCGCCGACTTTATCGATCGCGAATGCTGGTGCTACTGGTATTTTGGCGGATCGGTCTCCGACGGCGACAACATCGGGTCAACTGCTGCCTGTTTCTGCTAGAGCTCGGATAGCCGATCGCCCAATCGAACTCGAAGTGGCGAAAACAGTGGAACAGCAGGCTATGGGTTTAATGTACAGAACTTCTTTGCCGGATGACAGAGGAATGCTGTTTGAGTTTAAACCGGCGCGGCGGGTCAATTTTTGGATGAAAAATTGCCAGATTTCTCTGGATATGATTTTTCTGCGAGATGGGGTGGTTGAGGCGATCGAAGTTTCTGCACCTCCTTGTACTGCCGATCCTTGTCCTACCTACGGGCCCGATACTGTTGTCGATCGAGTTATTGAACTCCGGGGCGGGCGGGCTGCTGAACTCGGTGTCAAAGTGGGCGATCGTATTGAAATCGAGTTTTTTAACGAAAACCTCCATCAATAA
- a CDS encoding ribulose bisphosphate carboxylase small subunit codes for MSYYISPNFLDKVAVHVTKNFLNLPGVRVPLILGIHGRKGEGKTFQTELVFRRMGFEPVMISGGELESPDAGDPARLIRLRYREAAEQIRVRGEMCAIFINDLDAGAGRFDTTTQYTVNTQMVNATLMNIADNPTNVQLPGSYDSTPLHRVPIIVTGNDFSTLYAPLIRDGRMEKFYWEPSRDDKIGIVGGIFESDKLSKTEIVGLVDHFPDQAIDFFSALRSRIYDEQVREFIHKVGIERVSKRLVNTLEAAPDFKNPDFSLAHLLEMGSLMVGQQKRIQEMRLVDEYNQSRLFNVQGTPNAPAGVPTQSQLNDPSSKYYKAYDEPSSEGGNGHAARLSSEVLEQVQQLLARGCKIGIEYADNRRFKTGSWQSCATIQTAQEKDVVSSLETCLAEHGGEYVRLIGIDPKVKRRVVETIIQRPK; via the coding sequence ATGAGTTATTACATTTCTCCTAACTTTCTCGATAAAGTTGCGGTGCACGTCACTAAAAACTTTTTAAATTTGCCCGGGGTAAGAGTTCCCCTAATTTTGGGAATTCACGGCCGTAAAGGAGAAGGCAAAACTTTTCAAACCGAACTGGTTTTTCGGCGGATGGGCTTTGAACCGGTGATGATATCTGGTGGGGAATTAGAAAGCCCGGATGCAGGAGATCCGGCGCGTTTAATTCGCTTGCGCTACCGGGAAGCAGCGGAACAAATTCGCGTGCGGGGCGAGATGTGCGCCATCTTTATTAACGATTTGGATGCCGGTGCGGGCAGGTTCGATACTACTACTCAATATACTGTCAATACTCAGATGGTCAATGCGACTCTGATGAATATTGCTGACAATCCAACTAACGTGCAGTTACCGGGAAGTTATGACAGTACGCCGCTGCACCGAGTGCCGATTATTGTCACCGGAAATGATTTTTCTACGCTGTACGCGCCGCTAATTCGCGACGGGCGGATGGAAAAGTTTTATTGGGAACCCAGCCGAGATGATAAAATTGGGATTGTCGGGGGAATTTTTGAGTCTGACAAATTGTCAAAAACCGAGATTGTGGGGTTAGTCGATCATTTTCCCGATCAGGCGATCGACTTTTTTAGCGCTTTGCGATCGCGCATTTACGACGAACAAGTTCGCGAATTCATTCACAAAGTAGGAATCGAGCGAGTTTCCAAACGTTTGGTAAACACTTTGGAAGCAGCGCCAGATTTCAAAAACCCGGATTTCAGCCTCGCTCATTTATTAGAAATGGGCAGTTTGATGGTGGGTCAACAAAAGCGGATTCAGGAAATGCGCTTAGTAGATGAATACAACCAATCGCGCCTGTTTAACGTTCAAGGAACCCCCAATGCCCCTGCTGGTGTGCCAACGCAAAGTCAATTAAACGACCCGTCATCCAAATATTATAAGGCTTACGATGAGCCAAGTTCTGAAGGTGGTAACGGTCATGCGGCGCGGCTGAGTTCCGAGGTATTGGAACAAGTGCAGCAGTTGTTAGCAAGAGGCTGCAAAATAGGCATAGAATATGCAGATAATCGCCGATTTAAGACTGGTTCTTGGCAAAGTTGCGCGACGATTCAAACTGCACAGGAAAAAGATGTGGTTTCATCTTTAGAAACTTGTTTGGCAGAACACGGCGGCGAATACGTGCGGCTGATCGGTATCGATCCAAAAGTCAAGCGGCGGGTAGTTGAAACAATTATTCAGAGACCAAAGTAG
- a CDS encoding CHAT domain-containing protein has product MVNSLAECTMDEQRRKTDVNMLQALLENPGDSGIDLILRTNPKSIDFRFVQTLYLEEVALTRESLLKAAKFFQRAIAPLESAKGNLELPATGAAYLAFLAEVLQAVARGTDSQHLYSLLRNNLDKLDQNFAQLLRHWATLVLPAAKESETRRIAALIGNLSNKIGRFPLGSKAHNLEIEIAGYETVAKVFTRKDFPQEWAVMQNNLGNAYSDRPKGDKAQNIEQAIACFENALQVRTPEQYPEQWATLQNNLGNAYSERLRGDPADNLEHAIACFENALRVRTRETFGEEWASTQNNLGRAYSRRLRGNRSQNLELAVACYHNALQVYNRKVFPRRWATTQNNLANAYCELPQGNRAENLEYAVTCYQRALQVRTREAFPQQWATTQRNLGRVFVDRIKGDPVENLEMAIVCYQNALQVYTRIKFPEAWASIQTYLGRIYSRRVRGEKAENMEMAIACYQNALLFCNRQKSPERWAMLCAYLGRAFCEHVKGEKNRNLKSAIACYQNAGEVYTRQAYPNRWAMLQIYLGRAYSQLTEAENLSHVESAIGCYQNATQVYTRETYPHRWAEILFYLGQAYRVRGDLLRAYGVFTAAVDTVEFLRCEVGVDTVDFGDRTNTAKVKLTRTWAGLYKCLVQVCLELGASQPEYYAKALEYAERHKNRNLVELLVKCHLTPKAEVPAAVRSELESLQLEIAGEQRHQEQGEPEPNTTLISEGDSQGLNSGSLVPNLDFMHLNQLWKQFDRLIAREVQANDPFFSLAHKVEPIAFEQIRQLLPDDNCAAVVWASLGELLVAFVVVKTAQYPAVHLCSPENALAAESWAQEYLTAYSEQKGRWINHLPTRLKRLAAMLEIDRVVALIPDNCDRLIFVPHRFLHALPLHALPLAGRDGFEDGGGIFRSGWSDRSGFDLETYNLSDFSQSSSFGDVAAPAAYLLDRFAGGIRYAPSCQLLLLRQSARGAAIGRYRPGLQQLLAIPTFTRDAFYSNIEIGNISRYFASTEVVRHKSAIKEAFSQEMSANHGNLPQQIGQFQQQKCAHFACLSLLNLAWPLKSAVFLRNDSLSLEEIFNLDFRQYFLVTLSGCEIAAGGVSGAGGDFVGLSAGLLYAGTSSVVSSLWKVNDVSTLLLTSKFYENLGRFSRLQVGDVAIALGDAQRWLRDLTGEELEVLLADFQPQISQMFDRLSQSSRLIAEASLQQIRNRKPYPFANPYYWAAFTAAGV; this is encoded by the coding sequence ATGGTTAATAGTTTAGCGGAATGCACGATGGACGAACAGCGTCGCAAAACTGATGTTAATATGCTCCAAGCGCTGCTGGAAAATCCTGGGGACTCAGGAATAGATTTGATTTTGAGGACGAACCCAAAGTCGATCGACTTTCGGTTCGTGCAAACGCTTTATTTGGAAGAAGTGGCGCTGACGCGAGAAAGCTTGCTCAAAGCTGCAAAATTTTTCCAAAGGGCGATCGCACCCTTAGAATCTGCAAAGGGCAATTTAGAATTGCCCGCAACCGGGGCAGCATATCTGGCTTTTTTAGCAGAAGTATTGCAGGCAGTCGCGCGCGGCACTGATTCGCAGCACCTGTACTCGCTGCTGAGAAACAATTTAGACAAACTCGACCAGAATTTCGCACAACTGCTGCGCCACTGGGCAACTTTGGTGCTCCCTGCTGCCAAAGAATCGGAGACTAGGCGCATTGCAGCGTTAATCGGCAATCTGAGCAACAAAATTGGCCGGTTTCCCCTCGGCAGCAAGGCTCATAACTTGGAAATCGAAATTGCCGGTTACGAAACAGTTGCTAAGGTGTTTACCCGCAAAGATTTTCCCCAAGAATGGGCGGTGATGCAAAACAATCTGGGCAACGCTTACAGCGATCGTCCCAAAGGTGATAAGGCTCAAAATATCGAACAGGCGATCGCTTGCTTTGAAAATGCCCTACAAGTACGCACGCCCGAACAGTACCCGGAACAGTGGGCGACGCTGCAAAACAATCTGGGCAACGCTTACAGCGAGCGTCTCCGGGGAGATCCGGCAGACAATCTAGAACACGCGATCGCCTGCTTTGAAAACGCGCTGCGAGTTCGCACCCGCGAAACTTTCGGGGAAGAGTGGGCGAGCACTCAAAACAATCTCGGCCGTGCTTACAGCCGGCGGCTGCGGGGCAACCGATCCCAAAATCTGGAACTGGCAGTCGCTTGCTACCACAATGCTTTGCAAGTCTACAACCGCAAGGTGTTTCCCCGGCGTTGGGCTACAACTCAAAATAATTTGGCAAATGCTTACTGCGAGTTGCCGCAGGGCAACCGCGCTGAAAATCTCGAATACGCTGTTACGTGCTATCAGAGAGCTTTGCAGGTGCGGACTCGGGAAGCTTTTCCGCAGCAGTGGGCGACGACTCAAAGGAATTTGGGCCGGGTGTTTGTCGATCGCATCAAAGGCGATCCGGTGGAAAATTTGGAAATGGCGATCGTCTGCTATCAAAATGCTTTACAAGTCTACACCCGCATCAAATTTCCCGAAGCCTGGGCTTCCATCCAAACTTACCTCGGCAGGATCTACAGTCGGCGGGTGAGAGGGGAAAAAGCCGAAAATATGGAAATGGCGATCGCCTGCTATCAAAATGCTTTGCTCTTTTGCAACCGCCAAAAATCTCCCGAACGCTGGGCAATGCTGTGTGCCTACCTCGGCCGCGCTTTCTGCGAACACGTGAAAGGAGAAAAAAACCGCAATCTCAAAAGCGCGATCGCCTGCTATCAAAATGCGGGCGAAGTCTACACCAGGCAGGCCTATCCCAACCGCTGGGCAATGCTGCAAATTTATCTCGGCAGGGCTTATTCGCAACTGACGGAGGCGGAAAACTTGTCTCACGTGGAAAGCGCGATCGGCTGCTATCAAAACGCCACCCAAGTCTACACTCGCGAAACCTATCCCCACCGCTGGGCTGAAATTTTATTTTATTTGGGTCAAGCTTACCGAGTTCGAGGCGACTTGCTTCGCGCCTACGGGGTTTTTACTGCTGCTGTCGATACTGTGGAATTTTTGCGTTGCGAAGTTGGGGTTGATACAGTCGATTTTGGCGATCGGACGAATACCGCAAAAGTCAAATTAACCCGCACCTGGGCTGGACTCTATAAATGCCTGGTGCAAGTTTGCCTGGAACTCGGCGCCAGCCAACCTGAATATTACGCTAAGGCTCTGGAATACGCCGAACGCCACAAAAATCGGAATTTGGTAGAACTGCTGGTTAAATGCCACTTGACTCCGAAAGCCGAAGTTCCCGCAGCGGTGCGAAGCGAGTTGGAGTCCCTGCAACTGGAAATAGCGGGGGAACAGCGGCACCAAGAACAGGGAGAACCCGAGCCGAACACGACCTTGATTTCTGAGGGCGATAGTCAAGGTTTGAACAGCGGTTCTCTGGTGCCGAACTTGGACTTCATGCACTTAAATCAATTGTGGAAGCAGTTTGATAGGTTGATTGCGCGGGAGGTGCAGGCAAACGACCCTTTCTTCAGCCTAGCTCACAAAGTTGAACCGATCGCTTTCGAGCAAATTCGCCAATTGTTGCCTGATGACAATTGCGCTGCTGTGGTGTGGGCGAGTTTGGGGGAGTTGCTGGTTGCTTTTGTGGTGGTAAAGACTGCACAATATCCCGCCGTTCATTTGTGTTCGCCGGAAAATGCTTTGGCTGCCGAAAGTTGGGCCCAGGAGTACCTCACCGCTTATTCTGAACAAAAAGGTCGCTGGATCAATCATCTCCCGACTCGCCTCAAACGCTTGGCTGCGATGCTGGAAATCGATCGAGTGGTGGCGCTGATTCCCGATAATTGCGATCGGCTGATTTTTGTGCCGCACCGATTTTTGCACGCTTTGCCACTCCACGCTTTGCCTTTGGCGGGGAGAGACGGGTTTGAGGATGGCGGGGGAATTTTTAGATCTGGGTGGAGCGATCGCAGCGGTTTTGATTTGGAAACCTACAACCTTTCGGATTTTTCTCAAAGTTCGTCTTTTGGCGATGTTGCAGCGCCTGCTGCTTATTTGCTCGATCGATTTGCCGGAGGAATTCGCTATGCTCCTAGCTGTCAGCTATTGCTGTTGAGACAAAGTGCACGCGGAGCGGCTATTGGTCGGTACAGACCCGGTTTGCAGCAGCTTTTGGCAATTCCAACTTTCACCAGAGATGCGTTCTACAGCAACATTGAAATCGGCAATATTTCCCGGTATTTTGCCAGTACAGAAGTTGTGCGCCACAAGTCGGCAATTAAAGAGGCTTTTTCCCAAGAAATGTCTGCTAATCATGGGAATTTGCCCCAGCAAATAGGGCAGTTCCAGCAGCAAAAATGCGCTCACTTTGCTTGTTTGAGTTTGCTCAATTTGGCTTGGCCTCTGAAATCCGCCGTGTTTTTGAGGAATGATTCTCTGAGTTTGGAGGAAATTTTTAATCTGGATTTTAGACAATATTTTTTAGTTACTTTATCGGGTTGCGAAATTGCCGCTGGCGGAGTTAGCGGTGCTGGAGGAGATTTTGTGGGTTTGTCGGCGGGTTTGTTGTATGCTGGCACGTCTAGTGTGGTTAGCAGTCTTTGGAAGGTGAACGATGTTTCTACGCTGCTGCTGACGAGCAAGTTTTATGAAAATCTGGGACGGTTTTCTCGGTTGCAGGTGGGAGATGTGGCGATCGCGCTGGGGGACGCTCAAAGGTGGCTGCGGGATTTGACTGGCGAGGAATTGGAGGTGTTGCTGGCGGATTTTCAACCTCAAATTTCGCAAATGTTCGATCGGCTTTCTCAAAGTTCTCGCCTGATTGCGGAGGCTTCTTTGCAGCAAATCCGCAACCGCAAACCCTATCCTTTTGCCAATCCTTATTATTGGGCGGCTTTTACTGCGGCTGGGGTTTAG
- a CDS encoding DUF2949 domain-containing protein — MAPAKYTRLIRFLQEDLAISPASIAVAERVGDNKQRQRDRDPNSLPMVLWQYGLVTLEQLDKIFDWLSEAY, encoded by the coding sequence ATGGCACCCGCTAAATACACTCGATTAATTCGATTTTTACAAGAAGATTTGGCAATTTCCCCCGCGTCCATTGCTGTCGCCGAACGTGTCGGCGATAACAAACAGCGGCAGCGCGATCGAGACCCGAATTCCTTGCCGATGGTTCTGTGGCAATACGGTTTAGTCACTCTCGAACAGTTGGATAAAATCTTTGATTGGTTATCCGAAGCATATTAA
- the rbsK gene encoding ribokinase — MTIIVFGSINIDLAAKTPRLPQPGETIIGSNFFTAGGGKGANQAVAAARLGTSTHIIGRVGNDKFAEELLTNLQSYGVNTDNVLIDQNTHSGVAIIAVDETGQNNIIVIPGANNNVGEADIERLKKLLTAATSLLLQLEIPLEVVQKAAKAARQAGVRVILDPAPARADLPLELYPLIDIITPNEVEAGQLVGFRVNDTETAILAAKQLQERGVKNVIVKLGDRGAVAVTADETFFVPAFAVEAIDTVAAGDAFNGGLASALDAGLSLSEAVRWGAAAGALCTTKVGAQGAMCDRATFDNFLHNRVIG, encoded by the coding sequence ATGACCATCATCGTATTCGGCAGTATCAACATCGACCTAGCAGCAAAAACTCCCCGGTTGCCGCAGCCAGGGGAAACTATCATCGGTAGCAATTTTTTCACAGCCGGCGGCGGCAAAGGAGCAAATCAAGCCGTCGCGGCCGCCCGTCTCGGCACTTCCACCCACATCATCGGTCGCGTCGGCAACGATAAATTTGCTGAAGAATTATTGACAAATTTACAATCTTATGGTGTCAATACAGACAATGTATTAATAGACCAAAACACTCATTCAGGAGTGGCAATTATCGCCGTAGACGAGACAGGCCAAAATAATATTATTGTGATTCCGGGCGCGAATAACAATGTCGGTGAAGCAGATATAGAACGTCTCAAAAAACTGTTAACAGCAGCTACATCTTTGCTGTTACAGTTAGAAATTCCCCTGGAAGTTGTCCAAAAAGCTGCGAAAGCTGCTCGTCAAGCGGGGGTGCGAGTTATTCTCGATCCAGCACCGGCTAGGGCAGATTTACCACTGGAACTTTATCCGCTAATTGACATTATCACGCCGAATGAAGTGGAAGCGGGTCAGTTAGTCGGTTTTCGGGTGAATGACACGGAAACAGCGATTTTAGCGGCCAAACAGTTGCAGGAGCGCGGGGTCAAGAATGTTATTGTCAAATTGGGCGATCGCGGCGCTGTTGCTGTTACTGCGGATGAAACCTTTTTTGTACCGGCTTTTGCTGTGGAGGCGATCGACACTGTGGCCGCTGGCGATGCTTTTAACGGCGGGTTGGCCTCCGCATTAGATGCCGGTCTGTCCTTGTCAGAGGCGGTGCGGTGGGGCGCAGCAGCGGGCGCTCTGTGCACGACTAAAGTGGGTGCTCAAGGTGCTATGTGCGATCGGGCAACTTTTGATAATTTTTTGCACAATAGAGTGATTGGATAA